A genomic segment from Rhizoctonia solani chromosome 11, complete sequence encodes:
- a CDS encoding nucleolar protein 12, 25 kDa protein, with protein sequence MAPSNAALLTRQSVAWAHKKRARQGQVKEIVFDEEARRLATFLLYHSSLALSHLPLIHSSGLVLTGQNGKIREYLTGFRKRNAERKKAAKAKATEREKQEHLEERRQMRKELKERAQTNFEAVEKAYGGAALEFVGISSVQPEEHEEEYSDEEQLATVAVIEDFDPTTDMLGPQKTRPEAEDGEQLEGQRQTKRLKPTAQKPNSEKKSKPKPKPSKIRYETKAAARAAHVKALAQRRKAKDKRVTERKSKSKSRRK encoded by the exons ATGGCACCCTCAAATGCTGCATTACTCACTCGCCAATCGGTGGCCTGGGCGCATAAAAAGCGGGCCAGACAGGGTCAGGTGAAAGAGATTGTATTCGATGAAGAGGCCCGGAGGTTAGCAACTTTCTTACTCTATCATTCCTCATTAGCACTGTCACATCTACCATTGATACACTCGTCTGGATTGGTATTAACTGGACAAAATGGCAAAATTAGGGAGTACCTAACAGGCTTTCGAAAGCGTAATGCGGAACGGAAAAAAGCTGCCAAAGCTAAGGCTACAGAGAGGGAGAAGCAGGAGCATTTGGAGGAGAGGCGACAA ATGCGAAAAGAGCTGAAAGAACGAGCCCAGACAAATTTTGAAGCGGTGGAGAAAGCATATGGCGGTGCAGCGTTAGAATTTG TTGGAATATCCTCTGTCCAGCCAGAAGAACACGAAGAAGAGTATTCAGACGAGGAACAGTTGGCGACTGTTGCGGTAATAGAAGATTTCGACCCAACCACTGATATGCTTGGACCCCAGAAAACACGACCTGAAGCCGAGGACGGAGAACAGTTAGAAGGGCAACGTCAAACCAAAAGGCTCAAACCAACCGCTCAGAAACCCAATTCAGAGAAGAAATCAAAACCAAAGCCCAAACCTTCTAAAATTCGCTACGAAACAAAGGCGGCGGCCCGGGCAGCGCACGTCAAAGCTCTTGCTCAACGGAGAAAGGCCAAGGATAAACGAGTAACAGAGAGAAAGTCGAAATCCAAGTCTCGACGCAAATAA